A genomic segment from Streptomyces antibioticus encodes:
- a CDS encoding GNAT family N-acetyltransferase: protein MNDTHIRRVPFDHPDAVKLNDEVQAEYHERYGDGGDATVLKPTDFEPPRGVYLIAYDAADRPVATGGWRSQDANGEGNQDGDAELKRMFVIRDMRGRGLARRMLLALEEDARAAGRTRMVLETGTEQPEAIALYTSSGYEPCVKFGYYRDYDSSRCYAKPLTP from the coding sequence GTGAATGACACGCACATACGCCGGGTGCCCTTCGACCACCCCGACGCCGTCAAGCTCAACGACGAGGTCCAGGCCGAGTACCACGAGCGCTACGGCGACGGCGGCGACGCCACGGTCCTGAAGCCCACCGACTTCGAGCCGCCGCGCGGCGTGTACCTCATCGCCTACGACGCCGCGGACCGCCCCGTGGCCACCGGCGGCTGGCGCAGCCAGGACGCGAACGGCGAGGGCAACCAGGACGGCGACGCCGAGCTGAAGCGCATGTTCGTGATCCGCGACATGCGCGGCCGCGGGCTGGCCCGCCGGATGCTGCTCGCCCTGGAGGAGGACGCCCGCGCCGCCGGCCGGACCCGGATGGTCCTGGAAACCGGCACCGAACAGCCGGAGGCGATCGCCCTCTACACCTCCAGCGGCTACGAGCCCTGCGTGAAGTTCGGCTACTACCGCGACTACGACTCCAGCCGCTGCTACGCCAAGCCCCTCACCCCCTGA
- the glp gene encoding molybdotransferase-like divisome protein Glp, translating into MSTAPRPTGQDHLWSVDEHLEDILATVRPLEPIELQLPDAQGCVLVDDVTVPVSLPPFDNSSMDGYAVRVADVAGASEEFPAALEVVGDVAAGQSGLLRVGPGQAARIMTGAPLPPGAEAVVPVEWTDGGLGAGQVGEMRARSLAPEQASGHVRVYRPAEARAHVRAKGSDVKAGDRALEAGTVLGPPQIALLAAIGRGTVRVRPRPRVVVMSTGSELVQPGEELRDGQIYDSNSFALTAAARDAGAIAYRVGAVADDAETLRSTIEDQLVRADLLVTTGGVSVGAYDVVKEALSHVGDEDEPGAGIDFRKLAMQPGKPQGFGSIGPDHIPLLALPGNPVSSYVSFELFVRPAIRTLMGLQDVHRPTTRAKLTADRALTSPKGRRQFLRATHTDGTVRPVGGAGSHLVAALAHADALIVVPEDVESVAPGTEVEVVLLG; encoded by the coding sequence TTGAGCACCGCGCCCCGCCCGACCGGCCAGGACCACCTCTGGTCGGTGGACGAGCACCTGGAGGACATCCTCGCCACCGTCCGCCCCCTGGAACCCATCGAGCTGCAACTCCCCGACGCCCAGGGCTGCGTCCTGGTCGACGACGTCACGGTGCCGGTCTCCCTGCCGCCGTTCGACAACAGCTCCATGGACGGGTACGCGGTCCGGGTCGCGGACGTCGCGGGCGCGAGCGAGGAGTTCCCGGCGGCCCTGGAGGTCGTCGGGGACGTCGCGGCGGGCCAGTCCGGCCTGCTCCGGGTGGGGCCGGGCCAGGCCGCCCGGATCATGACCGGCGCCCCGCTGCCGCCCGGCGCCGAGGCCGTCGTCCCCGTCGAGTGGACCGACGGCGGACTGGGCGCGGGCCAGGTCGGCGAGATGCGCGCCCGCAGCCTCGCCCCCGAGCAGGCGTCCGGGCACGTGCGCGTGTACCGCCCCGCCGAGGCACGCGCGCACGTGCGCGCCAAGGGCAGCGACGTGAAGGCCGGCGACCGCGCCCTGGAGGCCGGCACCGTCCTCGGGCCGCCCCAGATCGCCCTGCTCGCCGCGATCGGCCGCGGCACGGTCCGGGTCCGCCCCCGCCCGCGCGTGGTCGTCATGTCCACCGGCAGCGAACTCGTCCAGCCCGGCGAGGAACTGCGCGACGGTCAGATCTACGACTCCAACAGCTTCGCCCTCACCGCCGCCGCCCGGGACGCGGGCGCCATCGCCTACCGGGTGGGCGCCGTCGCCGACGACGCGGAGACCCTGCGCTCCACCATCGAGGACCAGTTGGTCCGCGCCGACCTGCTGGTCACCACCGGCGGGGTCAGCGTCGGCGCCTACGACGTCGTCAAGGAGGCGCTGTCCCACGTCGGCGACGAGGACGAACCCGGCGCCGGCATCGACTTCCGCAAGCTCGCCATGCAGCCCGGCAAGCCCCAGGGGTTCGGCTCCATCGGCCCCGACCACATCCCCCTGCTGGCCCTGCCCGGCAACCCGGTGTCGTCGTACGTCTCCTTCGAGCTGTTCGTGCGCCCCGCCATCCGCACCCTCATGGGCCTCCAGGACGTCCACCGGCCCACCACGCGCGCGAAGCTCACCGCGGACCGGGCCCTGACCTCGCCCAAGGGGCGCAGACAGTTCCTGCGCGCCACGCACACCGACGGCACGGTCCGTCCGGTCGGCGGCGCCGGATCTCACCTGGTCGCGGCCCTCGCCCACGCCGACGCGCTGATCGTCGTCCCCGAGGACGTGGAGTCCGTCGCCCCGGGCACGGAGGTCGAGGTCGTCCTCCTCGGCTGA
- the galU gene encoding UTP--glucose-1-phosphate uridylyltransferase GalU produces the protein MTQSHPRISKAVIPAAGLGTRFLPATKATPKEMLPVVDKPAIQYVVEEAVTAGLDDVLMITGRNKRPLEDHFDRNYELESALQKKGDAQRLAKVQESSDLATMHYVRQGDPKGLGHAVLCAAPHVGQEPFAVLLGDDLIDPRDPLLQRMIEVREQHGGSVVALMEVAPEQIHLYGCAAVETTADGDVVKVTGLVEKPEPADAPSNYAIIGRYVLDAGIFEVLRKTEPGRGGEIQLTDALQQLAQDEKAAGPVHGVVFKGRRYDTGDRGDYLRAIVRLACEREDLGPDFRSWLRSYVTEEM, from the coding sequence ATGACTCAGTCGCACCCCAGGATCAGCAAGGCTGTCATCCCCGCAGCCGGCCTCGGCACCCGGTTCCTGCCGGCGACCAAGGCCACTCCCAAGGAGATGCTGCCGGTCGTGGACAAGCCCGCGATCCAGTACGTGGTCGAGGAGGCCGTCACCGCCGGCCTCGACGACGTCCTCATGATCACCGGCCGCAACAAGCGCCCCCTCGAGGACCACTTCGACCGCAACTACGAACTCGAGTCGGCCCTCCAGAAGAAGGGCGACGCCCAGCGCCTCGCCAAGGTCCAGGAGTCCAGCGACCTCGCCACCATGCACTACGTGCGCCAGGGCGACCCCAAGGGCCTCGGACACGCCGTCCTGTGCGCGGCCCCACACGTCGGCCAGGAGCCCTTCGCCGTCCTCCTCGGCGACGACCTCATCGACCCCCGCGACCCGCTGCTCCAGCGCATGATCGAGGTGCGCGAGCAGCACGGCGGCAGCGTCGTCGCGCTCATGGAGGTCGCCCCCGAGCAGATCCACCTCTACGGCTGCGCCGCCGTCGAGACCACCGCCGACGGCGACGTGGTCAAGGTGACCGGCCTGGTGGAGAAGCCCGAACCGGCGGACGCCCCCTCCAACTACGCCATCATCGGCCGCTACGTCCTGGACGCGGGCATCTTCGAGGTGCTGCGCAAGACCGAGCCCGGCCGCGGCGGCGAGATCCAGCTCACCGACGCCCTCCAGCAGCTCGCCCAGGACGAGAAGGCGGCCGGCCCGGTGCACGGCGTCGTCTTCAAGGGCCGCCGCTATGACACCGGCGACCGCGGCGACTATCTGCGTGCCATTGTCAGACTCGCGTGCGAACGTGAAGATCTGGGTCCGGACTTCCGGTCCTGGCTTCGCAGTTACGTCACCGAGGAGATGTAG
- a CDS encoding exodeoxyribonuclease III, whose amino-acid sequence MTSVNVNGLRAAAKKGFVEWLAGTSADVLCLQEVRAEAKQLPDEVRAPEGWFVTHAPAAAKGRAGVSLYSRREPDAVRIGFGSTEFDASGRYVEADLPGVTIASLYLPSGEVGTPRQDEKDRFMTEFLAYLKDLRERAAADGREVLVCGDWNIAHQQADLKNWRSNTKSSGFLPVERDWLTQVLTPEAGGYVDVVRGLHPDVAGPYTWWSYRGRAFDNDSGWRIDYHVSTPGLAAKAVKATVERAATHPERWSDHAPVTVVYDL is encoded by the coding sequence GTGACCTCCGTGAACGTGAATGGGCTGCGGGCCGCCGCGAAGAAGGGCTTCGTGGAGTGGCTCGCCGGGACCTCCGCCGATGTGCTGTGCCTCCAGGAGGTGCGGGCCGAGGCGAAGCAACTGCCCGACGAGGTAAGGGCACCCGAGGGCTGGTTCGTCACCCACGCCCCCGCCGCCGCCAAGGGCCGGGCCGGTGTCTCCCTCTACAGCCGCCGTGAGCCGGACGCCGTCCGGATCGGGTTCGGCTCGACCGAGTTCGACGCCAGCGGCCGGTACGTCGAGGCCGATCTGCCCGGTGTGACGATCGCCTCCCTCTATCTGCCGTCCGGTGAGGTCGGCACCCCGCGTCAGGACGAGAAGGACCGGTTCATGACCGAGTTCCTCGCCTATCTCAAGGACCTGCGCGAGCGCGCCGCCGCCGACGGCCGCGAGGTCCTGGTCTGCGGCGACTGGAACATCGCCCACCAGCAGGCCGACCTCAAGAACTGGCGCTCCAACACCAAGAGCTCCGGCTTCCTCCCGGTCGAACGCGACTGGCTCACCCAGGTCCTCACCCCCGAGGCGGGCGGCTATGTCGATGTCGTCCGCGGCCTGCACCCGGACGTGGCCGGACCGTACACCTGGTGGTCGTACCGGGGGCGGGCCTTCGACAACGACTCCGGCTGGCGCATCGACTACCACGTCTCGACGCCCGGGCTCGCGGCGAAGGCCGTCAAGGCGACCGTGGAGCGCGCCGCCACCCACCCCGAGCGCTGGTCGGACCACGCCCCGGTGACCGTGGTCTACGACCTCTGA
- a CDS encoding 5-formyltetrahydrofolate cyclo-ligase produces the protein MRHGGTGAESDKHMLRREFLAVRSRLTADDLRATAAALADRALELPELAHARTVAAYVSVGAEPGTRALLDALHARGVRVLLPALLPDNDLDWGAYTGEDSLARVRHGGRMALLEPAGERLGPDAVTGADVVLLPGLAVDARGMRLGRGGGSYDRVLARLDRAGARPALVVLLYDTEVVARVPAEAHDRPVRAVVTPSGIRRFT, from the coding sequence ATGCGTCACGGAGGGACCGGAGCAGAGTCTGACAAACATATGTTGCGGCGAGAGTTCCTGGCCGTGAGAAGCAGGTTGACGGCGGATGACCTGCGGGCGACGGCGGCCGCGCTGGCGGACCGCGCCCTGGAGCTGCCCGAGTTGGCGCACGCGCGCACGGTGGCGGCGTACGTCTCGGTGGGCGCCGAGCCCGGCACCCGCGCCCTGCTGGACGCGCTGCACGCGCGGGGCGTGCGGGTCCTGCTCCCCGCGCTGCTGCCGGACAACGACCTGGACTGGGGCGCGTACACCGGCGAGGACTCCCTCGCGCGCGTGCGGCACGGCGGCCGGATGGCGCTGCTGGAACCCGCCGGCGAACGGCTCGGCCCGGACGCCGTGACCGGGGCCGACGTGGTGCTCCTGCCCGGACTCGCGGTCGACGCGCGCGGGATGCGGCTGGGACGCGGCGGCGGCTCGTACGACCGGGTGCTGGCGCGGCTGGACCGTGCGGGGGCCCGCCCGGCGCTCGTCGTGCTGCTCTACGACACCGAGGTCGTCGCCCGTGTCCCCGCGGAGGCCCACGACCGGCCGGTGCGGGCCGTGGTGACACCGTCGGGGATCCGCCGCTTCACCTGA
- a CDS encoding MerR family transcriptional regulator — translation MADKREYRMEELAERAGISVRTLRFYRERKLIRPPRREGRIAWYDDSHLARLHTIAALLERGHTLNGIAELADALDHGRDVADLLGVDGPSEEEPVRLTPEELAARFEGQVTTENLAAALDLGYLGTDGDEIVHISRRLLDVSAALVQEGIPLADVLAAGARVREHADALAELFTTLVLRHAGEPSLPRLRPLARSVVEAELSLALDRRLRKEEDRGPERPDQASPGSQRS, via the coding sequence GTGGCAGACAAGCGTGAGTACCGCATGGAGGAACTGGCCGAGCGGGCCGGGATCAGTGTGCGCACCCTGCGCTTCTACCGCGAGCGCAAGCTGATCCGGCCGCCGCGCCGGGAGGGCCGTATCGCCTGGTACGACGACAGCCATCTGGCCCGGCTGCACACCATCGCCGCCCTGCTGGAACGCGGCCACACCCTCAACGGCATCGCCGAACTCGCCGACGCCCTCGACCACGGCCGGGACGTCGCCGATCTGCTCGGCGTCGACGGACCCAGCGAGGAGGAGCCGGTCCGTCTCACCCCCGAGGAACTCGCCGCCCGCTTCGAGGGCCAGGTCACCACCGAGAACCTCGCCGCCGCCCTCGACCTCGGCTATCTGGGCACCGACGGCGACGAGATCGTCCACATCAGCCGCCGGCTGCTGGACGTCTCCGCCGCCCTGGTCCAGGAGGGCATCCCGCTCGCGGACGTCCTCGCCGCCGGCGCCCGCGTCCGCGAGCACGCCGACGCCCTCGCCGAACTCTTCACCACCCTGGTCCTGCGCCACGCGGGCGAGCCCTCCCTCCCCCGCCTGCGCCCCCTCGCCCGCAGCGTGGTCGAGGCGGAACTCTCCCTGGCCCTGGACCGTCGCCTGCGCAAGGAGGAGGACCGGGGTCCGGAGCGGCCGGACCAGGCGTCTCCGGGATCTCAGAGGTCGTAG
- a CDS encoding GNAT family N-acetyltransferase, giving the protein MLAEGDILLRPIKLRDQRPWREVNRRNRDWLRPWEATIPPPTPSGPIAHRPTYRQMVRHLRSEANAGRMLPFVIEYQGRLVGQLTVAGITWGSMCSGHVGYWVDQSVAGRGVMPTAVALVVDHCFRSVGLHRIEVCIRPENGPSRRVVEKLGFREEGLRPRYLHIDGAWRDHLVFALTSEEVPEGLMNRWRRTRPRQEHRSEHGNPAGPGN; this is encoded by the coding sequence GTGCTCGCGGAGGGCGACATCCTCCTGCGGCCCATAAAGCTGCGCGACCAGCGGCCCTGGCGTGAGGTGAACCGGCGCAACCGGGACTGGCTGCGGCCCTGGGAGGCGACCATCCCGCCGCCCACGCCCAGCGGCCCCATCGCGCACCGGCCGACCTACCGCCAGATGGTCCGGCACCTGCGCTCCGAGGCCAACGCGGGCCGGATGCTGCCGTTCGTCATCGAGTACCAGGGGCGCCTCGTCGGGCAGTTGACGGTCGCCGGGATCACCTGGGGGTCGATGTGCTCCGGGCACGTCGGCTACTGGGTGGACCAGTCGGTGGCCGGCCGCGGGGTGATGCCGACGGCCGTCGCACTCGTCGTGGACCACTGCTTCCGCTCGGTCGGACTGCACCGCATCGAGGTCTGCATTCGTCCCGAGAACGGCCCCAGCCGCCGGGTCGTGGAGAAACTCGGATTCCGGGAGGAAGGGCTGCGGCCGCGCTATCTCCACATCGACGGCGCCTGGCGCGACCATCTGGTGTTCGCGCTCACGTCGGAGGAAGTGCCGGAGGGGCTGATGAACCGCTGGCGGCGCACCCGCCCCAGGCAGGAGCACCGCTCCGAGCACGGGAATCCGGCCGGCCCCGGAAATTGA
- the sepX gene encoding divisome protein SepX/GlpR, whose amino-acid sequence MSSSGLFYAVIVGAWAAYLVPMWLRRQDELNEARPTERFSTAIRLLSGRAGMERRYAKDLRARSTEEGEPDTDAPDAPTGSVDVRAFAMPPTRPQPKATVQERGAPEGEGGQDRGEPQASREPAPAPSPAPAPADSAPAPAPPRIPAARRTPSPSAEAAAARAQRSKVLARRRRTTVLLFLAFTLGAIVAAVGGLAFLWAPAVPALLLSTYIAYLRTQERRRFAYQMDRRQAEVAAQRLRERQPRRRTPSSPSSAVADTGPEAGPEEPHEVPEPETDPGLLALAADRRALVEQTDHAEWVDQQRERQRRPGHGDSWDPVPVPLPTYVTAPVAPRATSDVDLGTPDAWSSARSSAVTRDQETPGAEPSDGEADRKGADAADEGDGASDGDGAKHSGARRAASARRARERGRTPLFDQYEDGDRPRAANE is encoded by the coding sequence GTGAGCAGCAGCGGCCTCTTCTACGCAGTCATCGTCGGGGCCTGGGCCGCCTACTTGGTGCCGATGTGGCTCCGTAGGCAGGACGAGCTGAACGAGGCCCGTCCGACGGAACGCTTCAGCACCGCCATCCGGCTGCTGTCCGGACGGGCGGGCATGGAGCGCCGGTACGCCAAGGACCTGCGGGCGCGCTCCACCGAGGAGGGGGAGCCCGACACCGACGCTCCGGACGCCCCCACCGGCTCGGTGGACGTCCGGGCCTTCGCCATGCCCCCGACCAGGCCCCAGCCCAAGGCGACCGTCCAGGAACGGGGCGCCCCGGAGGGCGAGGGCGGCCAGGACCGCGGGGAGCCGCAGGCGTCCCGCGAACCGGCGCCGGCCCCTTCTCCCGCCCCCGCCCCCGCGGACAGCGCCCCCGCCCCGGCACCCCCGCGGATCCCGGCCGCCCGGCGTACGCCCTCCCCCTCCGCGGAGGCGGCCGCCGCGCGAGCCCAGCGCTCGAAGGTGCTCGCGCGCCGCAGACGCACCACCGTGCTGCTGTTCCTCGCCTTCACGCTCGGCGCGATCGTCGCGGCGGTCGGGGGCCTCGCCTTCCTCTGGGCGCCGGCCGTGCCAGCCCTGCTGCTCAGCACGTACATCGCGTATCTGCGCACCCAGGAGCGACGCCGCTTCGCCTACCAGATGGACCGCAGGCAGGCCGAGGTCGCCGCGCAGCGGCTGCGGGAACGCCAGCCGCGCCGCCGCACCCCGTCGTCCCCTTCGTCCGCCGTGGCGGACACCGGTCCGGAGGCCGGACCAGAGGAGCCGCACGAGGTACCCGAACCGGAGACCGACCCCGGCCTGCTGGCCCTGGCCGCCGACCGCCGGGCGCTCGTCGAGCAGACCGACCACGCGGAGTGGGTCGACCAGCAGCGCGAACGCCAGCGCCGCCCCGGCCACGGCGACAGTTGGGACCCGGTACCGGTGCCCCTGCCGACGTACGTCACCGCCCCGGTCGCCCCGCGCGCCACGTCCGACGTGGACCTCGGAACCCCGGACGCGTGGAGCTCGGCCCGCTCCAGCGCGGTCACCCGGGACCAGGAGACGCCCGGCGCGGAACCGTCGGACGGCGAGGCCGACAGGAAGGGCGCCGACGCCGCCGACGAGGGCGATGGTGCCAGCGACGGCGACGGTGCCAAGCACAGCGGAGCCCGCCGCGCCGCGTCCGCCCGCCGCGCCCGCGAACGGGGCCGCACACCCCTGTTCGACCAGTACGAGGACGGCGACCGCCCCCGCGCCGCCAACGAGTGA
- a CDS encoding MogA/MoaB family molybdenum cofactor biosynthesis protein, producing the protein MSGTPYRALVVTASNRAAAGVYEDRGGPLIAAGLTRLGFTVDGPRVVPDGDPVEAALREGTESGYDVIVTTGGTGISPTDRTPEATRRVVDHEVPGIAEAIRAYGRDKVPTAALSRGLAGVARRTLIVNLPGSTGGVKDGLAVLEPLLIHAVDQLRGGDHSRPSHGGAS; encoded by the coding sequence ATGAGCGGGACGCCGTATCGCGCCCTGGTGGTGACCGCCTCCAACCGGGCCGCCGCCGGTGTCTACGAGGACCGGGGCGGCCCCCTGATCGCGGCCGGCCTGACCCGCCTCGGCTTCACGGTCGACGGCCCGCGCGTGGTCCCCGACGGCGATCCGGTGGAGGCCGCGCTGCGCGAGGGCACGGAGAGCGGCTACGACGTGATCGTCACCACCGGCGGCACCGGGATCTCGCCCACCGACCGCACCCCCGAGGCGACCCGCCGGGTCGTCGACCACGAGGTGCCGGGCATCGCCGAGGCCATCCGCGCGTACGGCCGGGACAAGGTGCCCACGGCGGCGCTCTCCCGCGGTCTGGCCGGGGTGGCGCGGCGCACGCTGATCGTCAACCTGCCCGGGTCCACCGGCGGGGTGAAGGACGGCCTGGCCGTCCTGGAGCCCCTGCTGATCCACGCCGTCGACCAGCTCCGGGGCGGCGACCACTCCAGACCCAGCCACGGGGGTGCGAGCTGA
- a CDS encoding penicillin acylase family protein encodes MPPNTTASTGDKPGKSGRKKGRKARLIVLVLVLALIGGIAFGAYWSISTVRASFPQTTGSITLDGLSGPVDVKRDGHGIPQIYASSDEDLFMAQGFVQAQDRFYEMDVRRHLTSGRLSEMFGADQIDNDEFLRTLGWERVAKEEYDKKLSPSTKKYLQAYAKGVNAYLAGKDADEISLEYAALGFVNDYEPAEWTPVDSVSWLKAMAWDLRGNMQDEIDRALMTSRLGPQQIEDLYPAYPYKVDGEPNTIVQEGEYSALNQAFKAGGSEGSSTDGTTGSSNATGTAGSTGATGGTDGSSGTSDGSGTSSDTSGLQGQLVGLYDVLDDLPAAVGVNGNGIGSNSWVVDGDHTITGKPLLANDPHLSASLPSVWYQMGLHCRAVSAKCQYDVTGYTFAGMPGVVIGHNQDIAWGMTNSGADVTDLYLEKLSGEGYLYDGKVRPFTTREETIEVAGGDAKKIVVRETQDGMPLLSDRSKELVKVGQKATVDNAAPDRGDGYGIALKWTALEAGTTMDAVFAMNRAKDWDDFRDAAKQFDVPSQNLVYADTAGNIGYQLPGRIPTRAKGDTGAVPVAGWESENKWTGWIGFDELPYEYNPDRGYIVTANQAVVDQDKVPYTLTTDWGYGTRSQRITELIKNKLKGGGKISTDDMRQMQTDNSSEIAQVLVPTLLKIDVDDPEVREAQDLLQGWNFTQDADSAAAAYFNAVWRNVLKLAFGNKLPKELRVEGQCLLVDPANSTSPVDNTQKVRECGQREPDQAQPDGGDRWFQVVRKLMDKPDSDWWTTPESGTREGADRNRDDLLKRAMIDARWELTAELGKDIDTWSWGRLHRLFLKNQTLGTSGPDFIQYVLNRGPWKLGGGEAAVDATGWNAAGGYGVVWVPSMRMVVNLADPDKSKWINLTGASGHAFSAHYTDQTGKWAKGELLDWAFSKKAVEESTSDTLLLKP; translated from the coding sequence ATGCCCCCCAACACCACCGCCTCAACGGGTGACAAGCCCGGCAAGTCCGGCAGGAAGAAGGGGCGCAAAGCCCGTCTTATCGTGCTTGTGCTGGTGCTGGCCTTGATCGGCGGCATCGCGTTCGGCGCGTACTGGTCGATCAGCACCGTGCGGGCGTCGTTCCCGCAGACGACGGGTTCGATCACGCTCGACGGCCTCTCCGGCCCGGTCGACGTGAAGCGGGACGGCCACGGCATCCCGCAGATCTACGCCTCCTCCGACGAGGACCTCTTCATGGCGCAGGGCTTCGTCCAGGCGCAGGACCGGTTCTACGAGATGGACGTCCGCCGGCACCTGACGTCCGGCCGGCTGTCGGAGATGTTCGGCGCGGACCAGATCGACAACGACGAGTTCCTGCGCACCCTGGGCTGGGAACGCGTCGCGAAGGAGGAGTACGACAAGAAGCTGTCGCCCTCCACCAAGAAGTACCTCCAGGCGTACGCCAAGGGCGTCAACGCCTATCTCGCGGGCAAGGACGCCGACGAGATCTCCCTGGAGTACGCGGCGCTCGGCTTCGTCAACGACTACGAGCCCGCCGAGTGGACCCCCGTCGACTCGGTGTCCTGGCTGAAGGCGATGGCCTGGGACCTGCGCGGCAACATGCAGGACGAGATCGACCGCGCCCTGATGACCAGCCGTCTCGGCCCGCAGCAGATCGAGGACCTCTACCCGGCCTACCCGTACAAGGTCGACGGCGAGCCCAACACGATCGTCCAGGAGGGCGAGTACAGCGCCCTGAACCAGGCGTTCAAGGCGGGCGGCTCGGAGGGCTCCTCGACGGACGGCACGACGGGCTCCTCGAACGCCACGGGCACCGCGGGCTCCACGGGCGCCACAGGGGGCACGGACGGCTCCTCCGGCACCTCGGACGGCAGCGGCACCTCCTCGGACACCTCGGGCCTCCAGGGTCAGCTCGTGGGCCTCTACGACGTCCTCGACGACCTGCCCGCGGCGGTCGGTGTGAACGGCAACGGCATCGGCTCCAACTCCTGGGTCGTCGACGGCGACCACACGATCACCGGCAAGCCGCTGCTGGCCAACGACCCGCACCTGTCGGCGTCGCTGCCCTCGGTCTGGTACCAGATGGGCCTGCACTGCCGCGCGGTCTCCGCCAAGTGCCAGTACGACGTCACCGGCTACACCTTCGCCGGCATGCCCGGCGTGGTCATCGGCCACAACCAGGACATCGCCTGGGGCATGACCAACTCCGGCGCCGACGTCACCGACCTCTACCTGGAGAAGCTCTCCGGCGAGGGCTACCTCTACGACGGCAAGGTGCGGCCCTTCACCACGCGTGAGGAGACCATCGAGGTCGCCGGCGGGGACGCCAAGAAGATCGTCGTCCGGGAGACCCAGGACGGCATGCCCCTGCTGTCCGACCGCAGCAAGGAACTGGTCAAGGTCGGCCAGAAGGCCACCGTCGACAACGCGGCGCCCGACCGGGGCGACGGCTACGGCATCGCCCTGAAGTGGACCGCCCTGGAGGCGGGCACCACCATGGACGCCGTCTTCGCCATGAACCGGGCGAAGGACTGGGACGACTTCCGGGACGCGGCGAAGCAGTTCGACGTGCCGTCGCAGAACCTGGTCTACGCGGACACCGCCGGGAACATCGGCTACCAGCTCCCCGGCCGCATCCCCACGCGCGCGAAGGGCGACACCGGGGCCGTGCCGGTCGCGGGCTGGGAGTCCGAGAACAAGTGGACGGGCTGGATCGGCTTCGACGAGCTGCCCTACGAGTACAACCCGGACCGCGGCTACATCGTCACCGCCAACCAGGCCGTGGTCGACCAGGACAAGGTGCCGTACACGCTCACCACGGACTGGGGCTACGGCACCCGCAGCCAGCGGATCACCGAGCTGATCAAGAACAAGCTCAAGGGTGGCGGCAAGATCTCCACCGATGACATGCGGCAGATGCAGACGGACAACAGCAGCGAGATCGCCCAGGTGCTGGTGCCCACCCTGCTGAAGATCGACGTCGACGACCCGGAGGTCCGCGAGGCGCAGGACCTGCTCCAGGGCTGGAACTTCACCCAGGACGCCGACTCGGCCGCGGCCGCCTACTTCAACGCGGTCTGGCGCAACGTCCTCAAGCTGGCCTTCGGCAACAAGCTGCCCAAGGAGCTGCGGGTGGAGGGACAGTGCCTGCTGGTCGACCCGGCCAACAGCACCAGCCCCGTGGACAACACCCAGAAGGTCCGCGAGTGCGGCCAGCGCGAGCCCGACCAGGCGCAGCCCGACGGCGGCGACCGCTGGTTCCAGGTGGTGCGCAAGCTCATGGACAAGCCGGACAGCGACTGGTGGACCACGCCCGAGTCGGGCACCCGCGAGGGCGCCGACCGCAACCGTGACGACCTGCTCAAGCGCGCCATGATCGACGCCCGCTGGGAGCTGACCGCGGAGCTGGGCAAGGACATCGACACCTGGAGCTGGGGCCGGCTGCACCGCCTGTTCCTGAAGAACCAGACCCTGGGCACCAGCGGCCCCGACTTCATCCAGTACGTCCTCAACCGCGGCCCCTGGAAGCTCGGCGGCGGCGAGGCGGCGGTCGACGCGACCGGCTGGAACGCGGCGGGCGGCTACGGCGTCGTCTGGGTGCCGTCGATGCGGATGGTGGTCAACCTCGCCGACCCCGACAAGTCCAAGTGGATCAACCTGACGGGCGCCTCGGGGCACGCGTTCAGCGCCCACTACACGGACCAGACCGGGAAGTGGGCCAAGGGCGAGCTGCTCGACTGGGCGTTCTCGAAGAAGGCGGTCGAGGAGAGCACCAGCGACACGCTCCTGCTCAAGCCCTGA
- the moaC gene encoding cyclic pyranopterin monophosphate synthase MoaC: MSTQDRLTHIDAAGAARMVDVSGKDVTARTARASGRVLVSARVVELLRGEGVPKGDALATARIAGIMGAKRTPDLIPLCHPLSVSGVKLDLSVADDAVEITATVKTTDRTGVEMEALTAVSVAALTVIDMVKAVDKEAVITDVRVEEKTGGKSGDWSRT; this comes from the coding sequence ATGAGTACGCAGGACCGACTGACGCACATCGACGCCGCGGGCGCCGCCCGGATGGTCGACGTCTCCGGCAAGGACGTCACCGCGCGCACCGCCCGCGCCAGCGGACGCGTCCTGGTCTCGGCCCGGGTGGTCGAGCTGCTGCGCGGCGAGGGCGTCCCCAAGGGCGACGCGCTGGCCACCGCGCGCATCGCGGGCATCATGGGCGCCAAACGCACCCCGGACCTCATCCCGCTCTGCCACCCGCTGTCGGTGTCGGGTGTGAAGCTGGACCTGTCGGTCGCGGACGACGCCGTGGAGATCACCGCCACGGTGAAGACGACCGACCGCACGGGCGTCGAGATGGAGGCGCTCACCGCGGTCTCCGTCGCCGCGCTCACCGTGATCGACATGGTCAAGGCCGTCGACAAGGAAGCGGTGATCACGGACGTGCGCGTGGAGGAGAAGACGGGCGGGAAGTCGGGCGACTGGAGCCGGACATGA